The following are encoded together in the Takifugu flavidus isolate HTHZ2018 chromosome 22, ASM371156v2, whole genome shotgun sequence genome:
- the kiaa0930 gene encoding uncharacterized protein KIAA0930 homolog, translated as MASFPGLCQAVGPAEENGELDGSLQQMLKAIADERTRLNLRQELSGLGCFKDDRIVFWTWMFSTYFMEKLAPPQDDMLFYVRRKPAYVGADNSEGKKVEVEVYRRDSKKLPGLGDPDIDWEESVYLNLILQKLDYVVTCAVCTRTDAGDIHIHKKKCQEVFASPSKHAMDSKGEESKMSYPNIFFMIDNFEEVFSDMTVGEGEMVCVELVASDKGNTFQGVIFQGSIRYEALKKVYDNRVSVAAKMAQRMSFGFYKYNNMEFVRMKGPQGKGHAEMAVSRVPTGDTSPCGTEEDQASPVHERVTSFSTPPTPEKNRPSFFSPSLRRKVPRNRIAEMKKSHSANDSEEFFREEEDEDLHTATNLRSRSLSGTGRSLVGSWLKLNRAEDYFLLYSHLTYVTLPLHRITTDILEVRQKPILMT; from the exons ATGGCGTCCTTCCCCGGTTTGTGTCAGGCTGTCGGGCCAGCGGAGGAGAACGGCGAGCTGGACGGGTCCCTGCAGCAGATGCTGAAGGCCATCGCGGACGAGAGGACCCGGCTGAACCTCCGACAGGAGCTCAGCGGCCTGG GTTGTTTCAAAGACGACCGCATCGTCTTCTGGACCTGGATGTTCTCCACCtacttcatggagaagctggcGCCGCCGCAGGACGACATGCTGTTCTACGTCCGCAGGAAGCCGGCCTACGTCGGCGCCGACAACAGCGAAGGGAAGAAG gtggaggtggaggtctACAGGAGAGACTCCAAGAAGCTTCCGGGCCTGGGAGACCCAGACATCGACTGGGAGGAGAGCGTCTACCTGAACCTCATCCTGCAGAAG CTGGACTACGTGGTCACCTGCGCCGTCTGCACGCGCACAGACGCCGGCGACATCCACATCCACAAGAAGAAGTGCCAG GAAGTGTTTGCGTCTCCCAGCAAACACGCCATGGACAGCAAAGGGGAGGAGTCAAAGATGAGCTACCCCAACATTTTCTTCATGATCGACAACTTTGAGGAG GTTTTCAGCGACATGACGGTGGGCGAAGGCgagatggtgtgtgtggagctggtggcCAGCGACAAGGGCAACACCTTCCAGGGCGTCATCTTCCAGGGCTCCATCCGCTACGAGGCCCTCAAGAAGGTCTACGACAACCGG GTGAGCGTCGCTGCTAAGATGGCGCAGCGGATGTCGTTCGGCTTCTACAAGTACAACAACATGGAGTTTGTGAGGATGAAGGGTCCGCAGGGCAAAGGTCACGCCGAGATGGCCGTCAGCAGGGTGCCGACGGGGGACACGTCTCCGTGCGGCACCGAGGAGGACCAGGCGTCCCCCGTGCACGAGAGG GTGACATCGttcagcaccccccccaccccagagaAGAACCGCCCCTCCTTTTTCTCACCGTCTCTGAGGCGCAAAGTTCCCCGAAACCGAATCGCAGAGATGAAGAAGTCTCACTCGGCCAACGACAGCGAGGAATTcttcagggaggaggaagacgaag ATCTCCACACCGCCACCAACCTGCGCTCGCGCTCGCTGTCGGGGACCGGACGCTCCCTGGTGGGGTCCTGGCTCAAGCTGAACCGCGCTGAAGAC